The proteins below are encoded in one region of Ereboglobus luteus:
- a CDS encoding TrbI/VirB10 family protein encodes MKRFLKFIKTPVGSLTMLAAFIGIGALLIHGSSKREQRPTISASAHAATAPVERHTISRGGQELKIPQPHTPPLQIRTPPAGDEETISRPRAARGEKSVSQKDTPAPLPISLLSDENARVNDVTLSQNYAPYGRLISCETVVTLESSKIDTPIVGLVTEDVWHDGRLIIPAGAEVHGRAAADHARERIAASGQWIVVWRDHTTNNGVELVLNGIALDRQRNEATGEFGLRDGSAGLVGDILKTDDWQEIKLFASTFLAGMAGGLQEMRDQTSAFGDVSQVPKASAKNAALQGTSDVLNAYAARIQQIIAQDGYYVRVPAGKQFYIYVTQTLDKSKATRGNLRADLWQKKETPSQ; translated from the coding sequence ATGAAGCGTTTTCTGAAATTCATAAAAACACCGGTCGGTAGCCTCACGATGCTCGCCGCGTTCATCGGCATCGGTGCGTTGCTCATCCACGGAAGCAGCAAGCGCGAACAACGTCCGACAATATCCGCGAGTGCGCACGCGGCAACCGCGCCCGTCGAGCGCCATACGATTTCACGCGGGGGACAGGAATTGAAAATCCCACAGCCGCACACACCGCCGCTACAAATACGAACGCCGCCTGCCGGCGACGAGGAAACCATTTCGCGTCCTCGTGCCGCACGCGGTGAAAAATCCGTTTCGCAAAAAGACACGCCAGCGCCCTTGCCGATCAGTTTGCTATCCGACGAGAACGCACGCGTGAATGATGTCACGCTCTCACAAAACTACGCGCCTTACGGGCGGCTCATTTCCTGCGAGACGGTTGTCACGCTTGAATCCTCGAAAATCGACACGCCCATCGTCGGCCTCGTCACCGAGGATGTCTGGCACGACGGACGCCTCATCATTCCCGCCGGCGCGGAAGTCCACGGACGCGCCGCCGCCGACCATGCGCGCGAGCGCATCGCCGCCTCCGGCCAGTGGATTGTCGTCTGGCGCGATCACACCACAAACAACGGTGTCGAACTTGTCCTCAACGGCATCGCCCTTGATCGCCAGCGCAACGAAGCAACAGGCGAGTTTGGTTTGCGCGATGGCAGCGCCGGACTCGTCGGCGACATCCTCAAAACCGACGACTGGCAGGAGATAAAACTTTTCGCCTCTACCTTCCTCGCGGGCATGGCGGGCGGTTTGCAGGAGATGCGCGACCAGACCAGCGCGTTTGGCGACGTGAGCCAGGTGCCGAAGGCGTCAGCAAAAAATGCCGCGCTACAAGGCACATCCGACGTGCTCAACGCCTATGCCGCGCGCATCCAGCAAATCATCGCGCAGGACGGCTACTACGTCCGCGTGCCCGCGGGGAAGCAATTCTACATCTACGTCACCCAAACCCTCGACAAATCGAAGGCCACTCGCGGCAACCTCCGCGCCGATCTGTGGCAAAAGAAAGAAACGCCATCACAATGA
- a CDS encoding VirB4 family type IV secretion system protein, with protein MKTAAPNGHFIEGMILYGSLEKGGIASKGFLLQPPDLRGGTITQLNAYQDKIRSLLAALGDGMRAQLQWTCNCDYRQELTRYHRETERVANAHIKRVRTERFERYWRRMHARDLRREQLVLFVSTRIYTTTPTTATRDNLAAYYAKLLAQLRTRFDELTSSLRTLFGSDTTVTPMDDLAHFTYYSKFLNPSLADAFDIDFAARFSPRQTIQENCWCSDGVNISKPAGFYFDGLYHTVFTFKRWPSRTYPGIVLRLTALPFLDYQITVNLEPLPTKNEVEKEERSIERLRGEYKSTERHSLLVAIGKKERKVESLSTGFIRPFSTTYIIRVWDETEQALSAKCAAVKNAINNLSGAQYYECALPSTAKKLFFASWPGWTHSSYRHRNLYAEDSYFADLLPFSSTFTGHLAEAEAIYDGAQQGNLVGLRTFIGNPPTPQHAVLLGATGAGKSVHMCDLLEQTAAYYDYTVIIEEGLSYGKFTEAMGASPIILHPDGDLTINYLDTRKLPLNQLQTATAVALVSRMIGEAADEETQQIRQAILGQYISQLYQDCFEDWSKRHSALIPQIQRMACAAHKWKRAKMPHGTTDLESYTELRDLLARDDDEAQLFIAKIPESDITAFLQNPQTERSVMAMAHAWYEPGDYPQHASLVELMQFSRFPEHKKETIDHIATLLAAWCAHGQYGRLFDGQSNISLTGEVAHFELGYIPEQAIELKTAAGLLINGFSRQHIISLPRAQRKRILYEELARFLDVPGGEKVVAESYAQLRKFSCWTASIVQQYSRFKDTRIRPVVIGNSKQFFLMRQFDRSDIADIARDISLPENVCEAIQNYPMPEQQPEGKKFSSICFFTPVTDPPLCGTVRNIQAPKKS; from the coding sequence ATGAAAACCGCCGCGCCTAACGGGCACTTCATAGAGGGGATGATCCTCTACGGTTCGCTCGAAAAGGGCGGCATCGCCAGCAAGGGGTTTCTTTTGCAACCGCCCGATTTGCGAGGCGGCACCATCACGCAACTCAACGCCTATCAGGACAAAATCCGCAGCCTTCTCGCCGCGCTCGGCGACGGGATGCGCGCGCAACTTCAATGGACGTGCAACTGCGATTACCGCCAGGAACTGACGCGCTACCATCGCGAAACCGAGCGCGTCGCAAACGCGCATATCAAGCGCGTGCGCACCGAACGCTTCGAGCGTTACTGGCGGCGAATGCACGCGCGCGATCTGCGGCGCGAGCAGCTTGTCCTTTTCGTTTCCACGCGCATCTACACTACCACGCCGACGACCGCCACGCGTGATAATCTTGCCGCCTACTACGCAAAACTGCTCGCGCAACTGCGCACGCGCTTTGACGAACTCACGTCATCCCTCCGCACACTTTTCGGCAGCGATACAACTGTCACGCCGATGGACGACCTCGCGCACTTCACCTACTACTCGAAATTCCTCAACCCCTCGCTCGCCGACGCCTTCGACATCGACTTCGCCGCGCGCTTCAGCCCGCGCCAAACGATCCAGGAAAACTGCTGGTGTTCCGACGGCGTCAACATTTCGAAACCCGCCGGATTTTATTTCGACGGACTGTATCACACCGTGTTCACGTTCAAGCGCTGGCCAAGTCGCACGTATCCCGGCATTGTCTTGCGCCTCACCGCGCTGCCGTTTCTCGACTACCAAATCACGGTCAACCTCGAACCGCTCCCGACCAAAAACGAGGTCGAAAAGGAGGAGCGCTCAATCGAGCGTCTGCGCGGCGAATACAAATCCACCGAACGCCACTCGCTACTCGTCGCCATCGGAAAAAAGGAACGCAAAGTCGAATCGCTCTCCACCGGATTCATCCGTCCGTTTTCGACGACCTACATCATTCGTGTTTGGGATGAAACCGAGCAGGCGCTTTCCGCAAAGTGCGCCGCCGTCAAAAATGCGATCAACAATCTCAGCGGCGCTCAGTATTACGAATGCGCCCTGCCCAGCACCGCGAAGAAACTTTTCTTCGCCTCATGGCCCGGTTGGACGCATTCGAGCTACCGTCATCGTAACCTTTATGCCGAGGACTCCTACTTTGCGGATTTGCTGCCGTTCTCATCGACGTTCACAGGGCATCTCGCCGAGGCCGAGGCGATCTACGACGGCGCGCAGCAAGGCAATCTCGTCGGACTGCGCACGTTTATCGGCAACCCGCCAACACCGCAGCACGCCGTCCTGCTCGGCGCGACCGGTGCGGGAAAGTCCGTCCACATGTGCGATCTTCTCGAACAAACCGCCGCCTACTACGATTACACCGTCATCATCGAGGAGGGTTTGTCCTACGGAAAGTTCACCGAAGCGATGGGCGCGAGTCCGATCATCCTACACCCCGACGGCGATCTCACGATCAACTATCTCGATACGCGCAAGCTCCCGCTCAACCAACTGCAAACCGCCACCGCTGTCGCGCTCGTCTCGCGTATGATCGGCGAGGCTGCCGACGAGGAAACGCAGCAAATCCGTCAGGCAATTCTCGGGCAATATATCAGTCAGCTCTATCAGGATTGTTTTGAGGATTGGTCGAAGCGGCACAGCGCGCTCATTCCGCAAATCCAGCGCATGGCGTGCGCCGCGCACAAATGGAAACGCGCTAAAATGCCACATGGCACGACCGACCTCGAATCCTACACCGAGTTACGCGACTTGCTCGCCCGCGACGACGATGAGGCGCAGCTATTCATAGCTAAAATACCGGAATCCGACATCACCGCGTTCCTGCAAAACCCGCAGACCGAGCGCTCTGTCATGGCGATGGCGCACGCTTGGTATGAGCCGGGCGATTATCCGCAGCACGCGAGCCTCGTCGAGTTGATGCAATTCTCGCGTTTTCCCGAACACAAAAAGGAAACCATTGATCACATTGCCACCCTGCTCGCCGCGTGGTGTGCGCACGGGCAATACGGTCGCCTCTTCGACGGCCAATCGAATATTTCGCTCACGGGCGAGGTGGCGCATTTCGAACTCGGTTACATTCCCGAGCAGGCCATCGAACTCAAAACCGCAGCCGGACTTTTGATAAACGGCTTTTCGCGTCAGCATATAATTTCGCTGCCGCGGGCGCAGCGGAAACGCATTCTCTACGAAGAACTCGCCCGTTTTCTCGACGTGCCTGGCGGCGAAAAGGTCGTCGCGGAATCTTACGCACAGCTGCGCAAGTTTTCATGCTGGACAGCCTCGATCGTGCAACAATACAGCCGGTTCAAAGACACGCGCATCCGCCCTGTTGTCATCGGAAACTCGAAGCAGTTTTTCCTCATGCGGCAATTTGACCGCAGCGACATCGCCGACATCGCGCGGGATATTTCGCTTCCCGAAAACGTCTGCGAGGCGATTCAAAATTATCCGATGCCGGAGCAACAACCGGAAGGGAAAAAGTTTTCGTCGATCTGTTTCTTCACACCCGTCACCGATCCTCCGCTTTGCGGCACGGTGCGAAACATTCAAGCGCCCAAAAAATCATGA
- a CDS encoding dihydrodipicolinate synthase family protein → MNKVSEKNADDAPAPFQLRGLIAALFTPFQNDGTINLPAVKPVVDRVIAQGASGLYILGSTGEGPLLTTAERETVAETVVAATGRRVPVIVQVGHASLVEARGLVAHAQRIGADAVSATPPNYFKPDTLESLVDCVAEIAGGAPALPFYYYNLPSHTGVRFDMVEFLRLGGARVPSLRGIKFSDPMLHELQACLRFENGRHDIVFGVDEMLLGAAATGVGGAVGSTYNFAAPVYRRVIDAFARGDMDEAREWQFRAAEMVRVIIDTAGRGGLKAVMALIGADCGPSRAPTATCSPECRELLRQRLQELGFFEWIKNTP, encoded by the coding sequence ATGAATAAAGTTTCGGAAAAAAACGCGGACGACGCTCCCGCCCCCTTTCAATTGCGCGGCTTGATTGCCGCGCTCTTCACGCCTTTCCAGAATGACGGGACGATCAACCTGCCGGCGGTCAAACCGGTGGTGGACCGCGTCATCGCGCAAGGGGCCTCCGGGCTTTACATACTAGGCAGCACAGGCGAGGGTCCCTTGCTGACCACCGCCGAGCGCGAGACAGTCGCGGAGACGGTGGTGGCCGCAACAGGCAGGCGCGTGCCGGTGATCGTGCAAGTCGGCCACGCCAGCCTCGTGGAAGCGCGCGGACTCGTCGCCCACGCGCAACGCATTGGCGCGGACGCGGTTTCCGCCACGCCGCCAAATTACTTCAAACCCGACACGCTGGAATCGCTCGTTGATTGTGTGGCCGAAATCGCGGGCGGCGCACCCGCGCTTCCGTTCTATTATTACAACCTGCCCAGCCACACCGGAGTGCGCTTCGACATGGTGGAGTTTTTGCGGCTCGGCGGAGCGCGCGTCCCGAGCCTGCGCGGCATCAAGTTTTCCGACCCGATGCTGCACGAATTGCAAGCGTGCCTGCGTTTCGAAAACGGACGCCATGACATCGTGTTCGGCGTCGACGAGATGCTTCTGGGCGCGGCCGCGACCGGCGTCGGCGGCGCGGTTGGATCCACTTATAACTTCGCCGCGCCGGTTTACCGGCGCGTGATCGACGCCTTCGCGCGCGGTGACATGGACGAGGCGCGCGAATGGCAGTTCCGTGCCGCGGAAATGGTGCGGGTGATAATCGACACGGCCGGACGCGGCGGATTGAAGGCGGTTATGGCGCTCATCGGCGCCGATTGCGGTCCGAGCCGCGCACCCACGGCAACATGTTCGCCGGAGTGTCGCGAGCTGTTGCGGCAGCGTCTTCAGGAACTCGGCTTTTTCGAGTGGATTAAAAACACACCATGA
- a CDS encoding sodium:solute symporter family transporter, with protein sequence MKTPFRCQQSSNIRFVSALAMLVLGVLASSALHGQELTGKREGDAVSITRQRNSANVTNEVTKSHTPDMPGAIKWEQLPPLPDKEGFAGAFSGVCGGALVAAGGANFPDKRPWEGGTKTWYDKVFVLEAGGAQWREEGRLPQPSGYGLSLPWKDGFLMIGGGDAKQNFATVLHVARASSGGLKFTPLPGLPKPLAMLTGAIIKNHVYVAGGLETPAANEAENVFYRLNLDNTGVGWETLPACPDGGRFLATAGAVGDTFYLFGGARPDGSQTKRKWLTDAWSFHPERGWKQLAALPNNVAAAPPQAIAAGQTHLLLVGGDDGSQWGIRSPEHKGFPRRVLAYHTITDTWVTMGEAPFSVVTTSMTPWGGGFVITSGESEPGIRAPNVWKATIVGHKASFGWINYAIIVGYLASMVLIGWYCSRRNKTTNDYFRAGGRIPWWAAGIAIYATMLSSLTFMAIPAKAYATDWTFFWAQLPVLIVAPIIIAVYLPFYRRLNVTSAYEYLEKRFNLPVRLYGSAAFILFQLGRQAVVLLLPALALSAVCDLDVTTCILLMGVLCVVYTVMGGMEAVIWTDVVQTLVLLGAAFLSLVLIIGGTDGGIFGFFKTATESNKFHMFNWTLSPSATANAFWVIFLGNIFVCLVPYTSDQAVVQRYMTTPDEKKAARSIWLNAILAVPASVLFFGIGTALFVYYKNNPAQLDPAQATDSIFPVYIVQNLPVGVAGLVIAGVFAAAQSTVSGSLNSVVTAGMTDFYTRFGGKADGAAGLRLARILTAVVGVFATVAALVLAQLRHVSLWDTYNSILGLTASGLAGLFALGIFTKRASGTSAVIGVLASALVLYFVQSKTNAHFFLYAATGLISCFVAGYLASFIFPSKKSVDGLTFSTLNKMK encoded by the coding sequence ATGAAAACACCCTTTCGTTGCCAGCAATCATCAAACATTCGTTTTGTTTCCGCGCTGGCCATGTTGGTCCTCGGCGTGCTCGCCAGCTCCGCGTTGCATGGGCAGGAGTTGACCGGCAAGCGCGAGGGCGACGCGGTCTCCATCACCCGCCAGCGGAATTCGGCCAACGTCACAAACGAGGTCACAAAATCGCACACGCCGGACATGCCCGGCGCCATCAAATGGGAGCAGCTCCCGCCGCTTCCCGACAAGGAAGGTTTCGCGGGCGCGTTCTCGGGCGTATGCGGCGGGGCGCTCGTCGCCGCCGGCGGCGCGAATTTTCCCGACAAACGCCCGTGGGAAGGCGGGACAAAAACTTGGTATGACAAGGTCTTCGTGCTTGAAGCCGGCGGGGCGCAATGGCGCGAGGAAGGCCGGCTGCCGCAGCCGTCGGGCTACGGTTTGTCGCTGCCGTGGAAAGACGGCTTCCTGATGATCGGCGGCGGCGATGCGAAACAAAACTTCGCGACAGTGCTGCACGTCGCGCGCGCGTCGTCCGGCGGCTTAAAATTCACACCACTGCCCGGCCTGCCCAAGCCGCTCGCCATGCTCACGGGCGCCATCATAAAAAATCATGTCTATGTGGCGGGCGGCCTGGAAACACCCGCGGCCAATGAAGCCGAAAATGTCTTTTACAGGCTCAACCTGGACAACACCGGCGTGGGATGGGAAACGCTGCCTGCGTGCCCGGACGGCGGACGTTTTCTCGCCACTGCGGGCGCGGTGGGCGACACCTTTTACCTGTTCGGCGGCGCGCGTCCCGACGGTTCGCAAACCAAGCGGAAGTGGCTCACCGATGCGTGGTCGTTTCATCCCGAGCGCGGATGGAAACAACTCGCCGCCCTGCCGAATAACGTGGCGGCCGCGCCGCCACAGGCAATTGCCGCCGGGCAAACGCATTTGCTGCTGGTCGGCGGCGACGACGGTTCGCAATGGGGCATCAGGTCGCCCGAGCACAAGGGGTTTCCGCGCCGCGTGCTCGCCTATCACACCATCACCGACACTTGGGTAACGATGGGAGAGGCGCCGTTTTCGGTGGTCACGACAAGCATGACACCCTGGGGCGGCGGCTTCGTCATCACCAGCGGCGAAAGCGAGCCGGGCATCCGAGCCCCCAATGTCTGGAAGGCGACGATCGTCGGGCACAAGGCAAGCTTCGGCTGGATAAACTATGCTATAATTGTCGGTTATCTCGCTAGCATGGTGCTCATTGGCTGGTATTGCTCGCGGCGCAACAAAACCACCAACGACTATTTCCGCGCCGGCGGGCGCATTCCGTGGTGGGCCGCCGGCATCGCCATTTACGCGACGATGCTCAGCTCGCTGACATTCATGGCAATCCCGGCAAAAGCATACGCCACCGACTGGACATTCTTTTGGGCGCAACTCCCGGTGTTGATCGTCGCCCCGATTATCATCGCGGTCTATCTTCCGTTTTACAGGCGGCTCAACGTGACCTCCGCCTACGAATACCTCGAAAAACGATTCAACCTGCCCGTGCGCCTGTATGGCAGCGCAGCGTTTATATTATTCCAACTGGGCAGGCAGGCGGTTGTGCTGCTTCTCCCCGCGCTCGCGCTTTCCGCCGTGTGCGACCTTGATGTCACGACATGCATCCTGCTCATGGGAGTCCTCTGTGTTGTTTACACGGTGATGGGCGGCATGGAGGCCGTCATCTGGACCGATGTCGTGCAAACCCTGGTGCTTCTTGGCGCGGCATTTTTGAGCCTTGTGCTCATTATCGGCGGCACCGACGGCGGCATTTTCGGCTTTTTCAAGACCGCCACGGAAAGCAATAAATTCCACATGTTCAATTGGACGCTGAGCCCATCGGCGACGGCGAACGCGTTCTGGGTTATTTTCCTGGGAAATATATTCGTGTGTCTCGTGCCCTACACCAGCGACCAAGCCGTCGTGCAGCGCTACATGACCACGCCCGACGAAAAGAAAGCCGCGCGCTCCATCTGGCTCAACGCCATCCTGGCGGTGCCGGCGAGCGTCCTGTTTTTCGGAATCGGCACGGCGTTGTTTGTATATTATAAAAATAATCCCGCGCAGCTCGATCCCGCGCAGGCCACGGATTCCATTTTCCCCGTGTATATAGTGCAGAACCTGCCCGTCGGCGTCGCGGGGCTTGTCATCGCGGGCGTTTTTGCGGCGGCGCAGTCAACGGTTTCCGGCAGCCTGAACAGCGTTGTCACCGCGGGCATGACGGACTTCTACACGCGCTTCGGCGGAAAAGCCGATGGCGCCGCCGGGCTTCGCCTCGCGCGCATTCTGACAGCCGTCGTCGGCGTGTTCGCCACGGTCGCCGCGCTCGTGCTCGCGCAGCTCAGGCACGTTTCGCTTTGGGACACATACAACAGCATCCTCGGGCTCACGGCAAGCGGCCTGGCCGGCCTGTTTGCGCTCGGCATTTTCACAAAACGCGCAAGCGGCACGAGCGCCGTCATCGGCGTGCTCGCCAGCGCGCTCGTGCTCTACTTCGTGCAAAGCAAAACCAACGCGCACTTTTTCCTCTATGCCGCGACGGGGCTGATCTCCTGCTTCGTGGCCGGCTACCTCGCGAGCTTCATATTCCCGTCGAAGAAGTCTGTCGATGGCCTGACTTTTTCAACCCTCAACAAAATGAAATGA
- a CDS encoding helix-turn-helix domain-containing protein yields the protein MPSAANYTFIPEYDDGDKLTHVEGDDVSIWYGAPEPHFRGEHSHERHQVIIMPESQSKAELFWRETSKAARSQWLTGSMMCFIGKGIPHAMRWEAQAPLICLCVTENYPRHFSQNLKRHGVFIHPWGKFISEDALMRGLIERICDLIRSPICSIPNYFAGLGTSLAVQLLNNPKFCQPATTTEDGLAPYQLKKVLDYIQAHLSEPIMVETLAGEVRLSKGYFTRLFTASTGLTPHRYIVEERLKSAKELLHQGTMKTAAIAAETGFHDQSHLSRSMHRQITRGIAAHSTNIQTEGTNIQSKSEETGQHGGTL from the coding sequence ATGCCGAGCGCCGCCAATTATACCTTCATACCCGAATATGACGACGGGGATAAACTTACTCATGTTGAGGGTGATGATGTAAGCATTTGGTATGGAGCGCCTGAACCGCATTTTCGCGGAGAGCACAGCCATGAACGCCATCAAGTGATCATTATGCCGGAATCCCAATCCAAAGCCGAACTATTTTGGCGCGAAACCAGCAAGGCGGCCAGATCTCAGTGGCTTACCGGCAGTATGATGTGCTTTATCGGGAAAGGTATTCCCCATGCCATGCGCTGGGAAGCCCAGGCTCCGTTGATTTGTCTTTGTGTAACGGAAAACTATCCCCGGCATTTCTCTCAAAATTTAAAACGACATGGCGTGTTTATTCACCCGTGGGGAAAATTTATCAGCGAGGACGCGTTGATGCGCGGATTGATTGAGCGCATCTGTGACTTGATCCGATCTCCGATCTGTTCGATTCCCAATTATTTCGCAGGATTGGGAACATCTCTGGCAGTCCAACTGTTGAACAATCCAAAGTTTTGCCAGCCCGCAACCACAACAGAAGATGGTCTCGCACCATATCAGCTTAAAAAAGTATTGGATTATATTCAGGCGCATTTGAGCGAACCAATTATGGTGGAGACCTTGGCCGGGGAGGTCCGATTGAGCAAAGGATACTTCACCCGCCTCTTCACAGCATCCACAGGACTGACGCCTCACCGTTATATAGTGGAGGAGAGGCTCAAAAGCGCAAAGGAGCTATTGCATCAAGGAACGATGAAAACCGCTGCAATCGCGGCGGAAACAGGGTTTCATGATCAAAGCCATCTTTCGCGCAGCATGCATCGTCAGATAACAAGGGGGATCGCTGCACATAGCACGAATATACAAACAGAGGGCACAAATATACAATCCAAGTCGGAAGAAACAGGGCAACATGGCGGCACACTTTGA
- a CDS encoding substrate-binding domain-containing protein, translating into MITPPQRNSLELQTATILRKQIAQGAWTEWLPGERELGETLQVSRYTVRAALAQLRKDGVIATEKGVGNKIARRRGRGKAAIPGSNVGLLVCGEFHQLLPTHIFWIDQLRVMLDARGSRLHMVDGRAYARANPARALKKLAQQNPHSCWILLLSSEAVQAWFQKNAIPCVVAGSTYVGIDLPCCDLDYRAACRHAADMLLRRGHRRITLLIKRSRRAGDILSEAGFEEAFARTAVENASPVIRHHNSTVEGVAETVRQLMTQKTPPTALLVADPFDYLTVASCLAKLGLDVPRDVSVISRDGESCYHYMLPRPSCYAANMRLFARALLGAITPALSGGQLAVRVHYLMPEFTEGASVLSLSVKK; encoded by the coding sequence ATGATCACCCCTCCGCAAAGAAACTCGCTGGAGCTACAAACCGCGACAATCCTGCGCAAGCAGATTGCCCAGGGCGCATGGACTGAGTGGCTACCCGGCGAGCGCGAGCTCGGCGAGACGCTCCAGGTCAGCCGTTACACGGTGCGCGCCGCGCTGGCGCAGTTGCGCAAGGACGGCGTCATTGCCACCGAAAAGGGCGTGGGCAACAAAATCGCCCGACGCCGCGGGCGGGGCAAGGCCGCCATTCCCGGCAGCAATGTCGGTTTGCTGGTGTGCGGCGAATTCCACCAACTCCTGCCGACGCATATTTTCTGGATCGACCAGCTCCGCGTAATGCTGGACGCGCGGGGCAGCCGACTGCACATGGTCGACGGACGCGCCTATGCGCGGGCCAACCCGGCGCGCGCGCTCAAAAAACTCGCTCAACAGAATCCTCACTCGTGCTGGATATTGCTCCTGTCAAGCGAGGCCGTGCAAGCGTGGTTTCAAAAAAACGCCATCCCGTGCGTCGTGGCCGGCTCGACGTATGTGGGAATCGACCTGCCTTGCTGCGATTTGGATTACCGCGCGGCATGCCGCCACGCGGCCGACATGCTCCTGCGTCGCGGACACCGGCGAATCACGCTACTCATCAAGCGCTCGCGGAGGGCGGGCGATATTCTCAGCGAGGCCGGTTTTGAGGAGGCGTTTGCACGCACTGCCGTCGAAAACGCCTCGCCAGTTATTCGTCATCACAACTCCACGGTTGAGGGCGTCGCGGAGACAGTGCGCCAGTTGATGACGCAAAAGACGCCTCCCACCGCGCTTCTTGTCGCCGATCCTTTTGACTACCTCACGGTCGCCAGTTGTCTCGCCAAACTTGGCCTCGACGTGCCTCGGGACGTGTCGGTGATCTCCCGCGACGGCGAGTCTTGTTATCATTACATGCTGCCGCGACCGTCATGCTACGCCGCCAACATGCGCTTGTTCGCCCGCGCGCTGTTGGGTGCCATCACGCCCGCGCTCAGCGGCGGACAGCTCGCTGTCCGCGTCCACTATCTCATGCCGGAATTCACGGAAGGCGCTTCGGTGTTGTCTCTGTCAGTGAAAAAATAA
- a CDS encoding AGE family epimerase/isomerase, with the protein MKLTRERLAGLRQIYRDELLERTIPFWLRHGIDCEHGGMLTGLARDGTVIDTDKALWLQGRAVWMFSTLCNTIRRDDAWLEAARSCIGFIRAHGRGPGGKLYFQVTREGAPLRMRRYFFSECFAAMGAAAYAKASGEHCAAEETLGYFSRYIEGMIMPDGVAPKVDAETRPSQGLAAQMMLIVIAQEVRAALGDVAVAGETCSSWVDRAVETIARDFYKPEHGALLETVAPDGSVIDHFDGRTLNPGHAIECAWFILREAKERGGDTRLRQLGLAILDCMWARGWDAEHGGLFSFTDLRELPVQEYTAEMKFWWPHNEAEIATLLAWQLTREPKYAEWFERVRAWSRRVFADPEFGEWFGYAHRDGAIATRLKGNMWKGPFHVPRMMHRCGQIVDELLSETAKTQ; encoded by the coding sequence ATGAAATTGACACGGGAACGGCTGGCCGGCTTGCGACAAATCTACCGCGACGAACTCCTGGAGCGCACGATTCCGTTTTGGTTGCGCCACGGGATTGACTGCGAGCACGGCGGAATGCTCACGGGGCTGGCTCGCGACGGCACGGTCATCGACACCGACAAGGCGCTCTGGCTGCAAGGCCGCGCGGTCTGGATGTTTTCAACCTTGTGCAACACCATCCGGCGCGACGACGCCTGGCTGGAGGCCGCGCGCAGTTGCATCGGTTTCATCCGCGCGCACGGGCGCGGCCCCGGCGGCAAACTCTATTTTCAAGTCACGCGCGAGGGCGCCCCGCTGCGCATGAGGCGATATTTTTTCAGCGAATGTTTCGCCGCGATGGGCGCGGCGGCCTACGCAAAAGCCTCCGGCGAGCATTGCGCGGCGGAGGAGACGCTGGGGTATTTTTCCCGTTACATCGAGGGAATGATAATGCCTGACGGCGTCGCTCCGAAAGTGGATGCGGAGACGCGTCCCTCGCAAGGGCTGGCTGCGCAAATGATGCTCATCGTCATCGCGCAGGAAGTCCGCGCCGCGCTTGGCGATGTTGCGGTTGCCGGCGAAACGTGTTCGTCGTGGGTTGACCGCGCGGTGGAAACCATCGCGCGCGATTTCTACAAACCGGAGCATGGCGCCCTGCTTGAAACCGTCGCGCCGGACGGTTCGGTGATCGATCATTTCGACGGACGCACGCTGAACCCCGGGCACGCCATCGAATGCGCGTGGTTTATTTTGCGCGAAGCGAAGGAGCGGGGCGGCGACACGCGCTTGCGTCAACTCGGTCTCGCGATCCTCGACTGCATGTGGGCGCGCGGCTGGGACGCGGAGCACGGCGGTTTGTTTTCCTTCACCGACCTGCGAGAATTGCCCGTGCAGGAATACACTGCGGAGATGAAATTTTGGTGGCCGCACAACGAGGCCGAGATCGCCACCTTGCTCGCGTGGCAACTCACGCGGGAGCCGAAATACGCGGAATGGTTTGAGCGTGTGCGCGCGTGGTCGCGGCGAGTGTTCGCCGATCCGGAGTTTGGCGAGTGGTTCGGCTACGCGCATCGCGACGGCGCCATCGCGACACGCCTGAAGGGCAACATGTGGAAGGGGCCGTTCCATGTCCCGCGCATGATGCACCGTTGCGGTCAAATCGTGGACGAGCTCTTGAGCGAAACAGCAAAAACTCAATGA